One genomic region from Camelus dromedarius isolate mCamDro1 chromosome 17, mCamDro1.pat, whole genome shotgun sequence encodes:
- the JAGN1 gene encoding protein jagunal homolog 1 isoform X2 produces MPTLGITFLRDPNVTLKYEIKKLTYVHLVIWLLLVAKMSVGHLRLLSHDQVAMPYQWEYPYLLSIVPSLLGLLSFPRNNISYLVLSMISMGLFSIAPLIYGSMEMFPAAQQLYRHGKAYRFLFGFSAVSVMYLVLVLVVQVHAWQLYYSKKLLDSWFTSTQEKKRK; encoded by the exons ATGCCAACACTAGGGATTACTTTCCTGCGCGACCCAAA CGTGACCCTCAAGTATGAAATCAAGAAGCTGACCTACGTGCATCTGGTCATATGGCTGCTGCTGGTTGCCAAGATGAGCGTGGGACACCTGAGGCTCTTGTCGCACGATCAGGTGGCCATGCCCTATCAGTGGGAGTATCCCTATCTACTGAGCATTGTGCCCTCCCTCTTgggcctcctctccttccctcgcAACAACATCAGCTACCTGGTGCTGTCCATGATCAGCATGGGGCTCTTTTCCATCGCTCCCCTCATTTACGGCAGCATGGAGATGTTCCCTGCAGCACAGCAGCTCTACCGCCATGGCAAGGCCTACCGCTTCCTCTTTGGTTTCTCGGCCGTCTCCGTCATGTATCTGGTGTTGGTGCTGGTGGTTCAAGTGCATGCCTGGCAGTTATACTACAGCAAGAAACTCCTAGACTCTTGGTTCACCAGCACACAGGAGAAGAAACGTAAATGA
- the JAGN1 gene encoding protein jagunal homolog 1 isoform X1 — MASRAGPRAAGTDGSDFQHRERVAKHYQMSVTLKYEIKKLTYVHLVIWLLLVAKMSVGHLRLLSHDQVAMPYQWEYPYLLSIVPSLLGLLSFPRNNISYLVLSMISMGLFSIAPLIYGSMEMFPAAQQLYRHGKAYRFLFGFSAVSVMYLVLVLVVQVHAWQLYYSKKLLDSWFTSTQEKKRK, encoded by the exons ATGGCGTCTCGGGCAGGCCCGCGAGCGGCCGGCACCGACGGCAGCGACTTTCAGCACCGGGAGCGCGTCGCCAAGCACTACCAGATGAG CGTGACCCTCAAGTATGAAATCAAGAAGCTGACCTACGTGCATCTGGTCATATGGCTGCTGCTGGTTGCCAAGATGAGCGTGGGACACCTGAGGCTCTTGTCGCACGATCAGGTGGCCATGCCCTATCAGTGGGAGTATCCCTATCTACTGAGCATTGTGCCCTCCCTCTTgggcctcctctccttccctcgcAACAACATCAGCTACCTGGTGCTGTCCATGATCAGCATGGGGCTCTTTTCCATCGCTCCCCTCATTTACGGCAGCATGGAGATGTTCCCTGCAGCACAGCAGCTCTACCGCCATGGCAAGGCCTACCGCTTCCTCTTTGGTTTCTCGGCCGTCTCCGTCATGTATCTGGTGTTGGTGCTGGTGGTTCAAGTGCATGCCTGGCAGTTATACTACAGCAAGAAACTCCTAGACTCTTGGTTCACCAGCACACAGGAGAAGAAACGTAAATGA